One window of the Bos indicus x Bos taurus breed Angus x Brahman F1 hybrid chromosome 8, Bos_hybrid_MaternalHap_v2.0, whole genome shotgun sequence genome contains the following:
- the GOLM1 gene encoding Golgi membrane protein 1 isoform X3: protein MMGLGNGRRSMKSPPLVLAALVACIIVLGFNYWIASSRSVDLQTRIVELEGRVRRAAAERGAVEMKKNEFQGELEKQREQLDKIQSSHNFQMESVNKLYQDEKAVLVNNITTGERLIRTLQDQLKALQKSYGRLQQDVLQFQKNQTNLERKFSYDLNQCISQMKEVKEQCEERIEEVTRKGNEAMPSHDLNEQKDQSQQPRAPSEPQPRPQEAGPPQAEVPEARGNVPSHSEPQTPAPSSEVAFDLKRQGEKEETKEIQVVSEEELQRDSLALPKEPGREQEVEGDRQVGGKGNGEPGELGQIPQVPAALLASQENQEAEGPERDQLVIRDGQEEGQDADEEGRNQQKLGADDDYNMDENEAESETDKQAALAGNDKNRNGIS from the exons ATGATGGGATTGGGAAACGGACGTCGGAGCATGAAGTCACCACCGCTCGTGCTGGCTGCCCTGGTGGCCTGTATCATTGTCCTGGGCTTCAACTACTGGATCGCCAGCTCCCGGAGCGTGGATCTCCAG ACGCGGATTGTGGAGCTGGAAGGCAGGGTCCGCAGGGCAGCTGCGGAGCGAGGGGCTGTGGAGATGAAGAAGAATGAGTTCCAGGGGGAGCTGGAAAAGCAGCGGGAGCAGCTGGACAAAATCCAGTCCAGCCACAACTTTCAGATGGAGAGCGTCAACAAGTTGTACCAGGACGAAAAG GCCGTTTTAGTGAATAATATCACCACAGGCGAGAGGCTCATCAGAACCTTGCAAG ACCAGTTAAAGGCCCTGCAGAAGAGTTATGGCAGGCTGCAACAGGATGTCCTCCAGTTTCAGAAGAACCAGACCAACCTGGAGAGGAAGTTCTCCTACGACCT GAACCAGTGCATCAGTCAGATGAAAGAGGTGAAGGAGCAGTGTGAAGAGAGAATAGAAGAAGTCACCAGGAAGGGAAATGAGGCCATGCCTTCACACGATCTAAACGAACAGAAGGACCAAAGCCAGCAG CCTCGAGCCCCCAGTGAGCCCCAGCCCAGGCCGCAGGAGGCAGGCCCGCCCCAGGCAGAGGTGCCGGAAGCAAGAGGAAACGTGCCCAGCCACAGTGAGCCCCAGACACCAGCCCCTAGCTCCGAGGTGGCTTTTGATTTGAAGAGACAAGGTGAGAAAG AGGAAACCAAGGAAATTCAGGTCGTCAGCGAGGAGGAGCTTCAGAGGGACAGCCTGGCACTGCCGAAGGAGCCAGGCCGAGAACAGGAAGTGGAAGGAGACAGACAAGTGGGcggaaaaggcaatggagaaCCCGGAGAGCTGGGCCAAATCCCACAGGTCCCAGCCGCCCTGCTGGCCAGCCAGGAGAATCAAGAGGCGGAGGGCCCTGAACGGGACCAGCTCGTCATCCGCGACGgacaggaggaggggcaggatgcCGACGAGGAAG GGAGAAATCAGCAGAAACTGGGAGCTGATGAtgactacaacatggatgagaaTGAGGCAGAATCTGAAACAGACAAGCAGGCAGCCCTTGCAGGGAAtgacaaaaacagaaatg
- the GOLM1 gene encoding Golgi membrane protein 1 isoform X1: MMGLGNGRRSMKSPPLVLAALVACIIVLGFNYWIASSRSVDLQTRIVELEGRVRRAAAERGAVEMKKNEFQGELEKQREQLDKIQSSHNFQMESVNKLYQDEKAVLVNNITTGERLIRTLQDQLKALQKSYGRLQQDVLQFQKNQTNLERKFSYDLNQCISQMKEVKEQCEERIEEVTRKGNEAMPSHDLNEQKDQSQQPRAPSEPQPRPQEAGPPQAEVPEARGNVPSHSEPQTPAPSSEVAFDLKRQGEKEETKEIQVVSEEELQRDSLALPKEPGREQEVEGDRQVGGKGNGEPGELGQIPQVPAALLASQENQEAEGPERDQLVIRDGQEEGQDADEEGRNQQKLGADDDYNMDENEAESETDKQAALAGNDKNRNVLNAENQKGDTINLLDQHEKRNHTL, encoded by the exons ATGATGGGATTGGGAAACGGACGTCGGAGCATGAAGTCACCACCGCTCGTGCTGGCTGCCCTGGTGGCCTGTATCATTGTCCTGGGCTTCAACTACTGGATCGCCAGCTCCCGGAGCGTGGATCTCCAG ACGCGGATTGTGGAGCTGGAAGGCAGGGTCCGCAGGGCAGCTGCGGAGCGAGGGGCTGTGGAGATGAAGAAGAATGAGTTCCAGGGGGAGCTGGAAAAGCAGCGGGAGCAGCTGGACAAAATCCAGTCCAGCCACAACTTTCAGATGGAGAGCGTCAACAAGTTGTACCAGGACGAAAAG GCCGTTTTAGTGAATAATATCACCACAGGCGAGAGGCTCATCAGAACCTTGCAAG ACCAGTTAAAGGCCCTGCAGAAGAGTTATGGCAGGCTGCAACAGGATGTCCTCCAGTTTCAGAAGAACCAGACCAACCTGGAGAGGAAGTTCTCCTACGACCT GAACCAGTGCATCAGTCAGATGAAAGAGGTGAAGGAGCAGTGTGAAGAGAGAATAGAAGAAGTCACCAGGAAGGGAAATGAGGCCATGCCTTCACACGATCTAAACGAACAGAAGGACCAAAGCCAGCAG CCTCGAGCCCCCAGTGAGCCCCAGCCCAGGCCGCAGGAGGCAGGCCCGCCCCAGGCAGAGGTGCCGGAAGCAAGAGGAAACGTGCCCAGCCACAGTGAGCCCCAGACACCAGCCCCTAGCTCCGAGGTGGCTTTTGATTTGAAGAGACAAGGTGAGAAAG AGGAAACCAAGGAAATTCAGGTCGTCAGCGAGGAGGAGCTTCAGAGGGACAGCCTGGCACTGCCGAAGGAGCCAGGCCGAGAACAGGAAGTGGAAGGAGACAGACAAGTGGGcggaaaaggcaatggagaaCCCGGAGAGCTGGGCCAAATCCCACAGGTCCCAGCCGCCCTGCTGGCCAGCCAGGAGAATCAAGAGGCGGAGGGCCCTGAACGGGACCAGCTCGTCATCCGCGACGgacaggaggaggggcaggatgcCGACGAGGAAG GGAGAAATCAGCAGAAACTGGGAGCTGATGAtgactacaacatggatgagaaTGAGGCAGAATCTGAAACAGACAAGCAGGCAGCCCTTGCAGGGAAtgacaaaaacagaaatg
- the GOLM1 gene encoding Golgi membrane protein 1 isoform X2, whose translation MMGLGNGRRSMKSPPLVLAALVACIIVLGFNYWIASSRSVDLQTRIVELEGRVRRAAAERGAVEMKKNEFQGELEKQREQLDKIQSSHNFQMESVNKLYQDEKAVLVNNITTGERLIRTLQDQLKALQKSYGRLQQDVLQFQKNQTNLERKFSYDLNQCISQMKEVKEQCEERIEEVTRKGNEAMPSHDLNEQKDQSQQPRAPSEPQPRPQEAGPPQAEVPEARGNVPSHSEPQTPAPSSEVAFDLKRQGEKEETKEIQVVSEEELQRDSLALPKEPGREQEVEGDRQVGGKGNGEPGELGQIPQVPAALLASQENQEAEGPERDQLVIRDGQEEGQDADEEGRNQQKLGADDDYNMDENEAESETDKQAALAGNDKNRNGVRLRI comes from the exons ATGATGGGATTGGGAAACGGACGTCGGAGCATGAAGTCACCACCGCTCGTGCTGGCTGCCCTGGTGGCCTGTATCATTGTCCTGGGCTTCAACTACTGGATCGCCAGCTCCCGGAGCGTGGATCTCCAG ACGCGGATTGTGGAGCTGGAAGGCAGGGTCCGCAGGGCAGCTGCGGAGCGAGGGGCTGTGGAGATGAAGAAGAATGAGTTCCAGGGGGAGCTGGAAAAGCAGCGGGAGCAGCTGGACAAAATCCAGTCCAGCCACAACTTTCAGATGGAGAGCGTCAACAAGTTGTACCAGGACGAAAAG GCCGTTTTAGTGAATAATATCACCACAGGCGAGAGGCTCATCAGAACCTTGCAAG ACCAGTTAAAGGCCCTGCAGAAGAGTTATGGCAGGCTGCAACAGGATGTCCTCCAGTTTCAGAAGAACCAGACCAACCTGGAGAGGAAGTTCTCCTACGACCT GAACCAGTGCATCAGTCAGATGAAAGAGGTGAAGGAGCAGTGTGAAGAGAGAATAGAAGAAGTCACCAGGAAGGGAAATGAGGCCATGCCTTCACACGATCTAAACGAACAGAAGGACCAAAGCCAGCAG CCTCGAGCCCCCAGTGAGCCCCAGCCCAGGCCGCAGGAGGCAGGCCCGCCCCAGGCAGAGGTGCCGGAAGCAAGAGGAAACGTGCCCAGCCACAGTGAGCCCCAGACACCAGCCCCTAGCTCCGAGGTGGCTTTTGATTTGAAGAGACAAGGTGAGAAAG AGGAAACCAAGGAAATTCAGGTCGTCAGCGAGGAGGAGCTTCAGAGGGACAGCCTGGCACTGCCGAAGGAGCCAGGCCGAGAACAGGAAGTGGAAGGAGACAGACAAGTGGGcggaaaaggcaatggagaaCCCGGAGAGCTGGGCCAAATCCCACAGGTCCCAGCCGCCCTGCTGGCCAGCCAGGAGAATCAAGAGGCGGAGGGCCCTGAACGGGACCAGCTCGTCATCCGCGACGgacaggaggaggggcaggatgcCGACGAGGAAG GGAGAAATCAGCAGAAACTGGGAGCTGATGAtgactacaacatggatgagaaTGAGGCAGAATCTGAAACAGACAAGCAGGCAGCCCTTGCAGGGAAtgacaaaaacagaaatg